In the genome of Carnobacterium pleistocenium FTR1, one region contains:
- a CDS encoding NAD(P)-dependent oxidoreductase has product MKIGIIGATGKSGSKISAEALIRGHEVVPLVRNAAKLPDNEDIFYIEKDLYDLTYKDIENLDVVVDAFNAPVGKEELHQTSLDYIVSLVQGHETPRLIVVGGAGSLYVDDAMTTQLMDTPNFPEEAKPTAFNMGKALDRLKLVEDTNWTYISPSAFFNFKGSRTGKYQVGQDQLLTNSKGESEVSYADFALALVDEIENQQFINQRITICSE; this is encoded by the coding sequence ATGAAAATCGGAATTATCGGAGCAACAGGTAAATCAGGTTCAAAAATTTCAGCAGAGGCATTAATCAGAGGGCATGAAGTTGTTCCTTTGGTTCGAAATGCTGCCAAACTACCAGACAATGAGGATATTTTTTATATTGAAAAAGATTTATATGATTTAACATATAAAGATATAGAAAATTTAGATGTAGTAGTCGATGCATTTAACGCTCCAGTTGGAAAAGAAGAATTACATCAAACGAGTTTGGACTATATTGTATCTTTAGTGCAAGGCCATGAAACACCGCGTTTAATCGTTGTTGGTGGAGCAGGAAGTTTATACGTAGATGATGCAATGACAACACAGTTGATGGATACTCCAAATTTCCCTGAAGAAGCTAAACCGACAGCCTTTAACATGGGAAAAGCGCTTGATCGCTTAAAATTGGTTGAAGATACCAATTGGACTTATATTAGCCCATCTGCTTTTTTTAATTTTAAAGGATCAAGAACTGGAAAGTATCAAGTAGGCCAAGATCAGTTGTTAACCAATAGTAAGGGAGAAAGCGAAGTGAGCTATGCTGATTTTGCTCTTGCGCTGGTTGATGAGATTGAAAATCAGCAATTCATTAATCAACGGATAACGATATGCAGTGAATAA
- the tsaE gene encoding tRNA (adenosine(37)-N6)-threonylcarbamoyltransferase complex ATPase subunit type 1 TsaE: MKHIRAKNEEETKTVAAKLAKFLEPGDLILLEGNLGAGKTTFTKGLAEGLGISKVIKSPTYTIIREYLEGRLPLYHMDVYRLEETGAMDLGLEEYFEGDGVSIVEWATFIPEDLPQEYLQIKLVPIGDDLTERELNFYPIGERYEELMRKFEDKLGENK; encoded by the coding sequence ATGAAACACATTAGAGCAAAAAATGAAGAAGAAACAAAAACAGTGGCTGCCAAGCTAGCAAAATTTCTTGAACCTGGAGATCTTATTCTTTTAGAAGGGAATCTAGGGGCTGGGAAAACAACTTTCACAAAAGGTTTAGCTGAAGGACTTGGGATCAGCAAAGTCATTAAAAGCCCTACTTATACGATCATCAGAGAATACCTAGAAGGAAGATTGCCTTTGTATCATATGGATGTTTACCGACTAGAAGAGACTGGAGCAATGGATCTAGGCTTAGAGGAATATTTTGAGGGAGATGGAGTATCAATCGTCGAGTGGGCAACGTTTATTCCGGAAGACTTACCGCAAGAGTATTTACAAATCAAACTTGTCCCTATTGGAGATGATTTAACGGAACGTGAGTTGAATTTTTATCCTATTGGGGAAAGGTATGAAGAATTGATGCGAAAATTTGAAGATAAGTTAGGTGAAAATAAATGA
- a CDS encoding TrkH family potassium uptake protein, whose product MFSKKLRSIPPAVKIAVSFISVIVIGSLLLSLPISNLEISETTYFDNLFTAVSMVCVTGLFTLPVATSYTVFGQIICIILMQIGGLGLMTILATLIMRMGKKMHYSSTIAVREALNRSELGDFKMYLVSILKYTFIIEGTGMFLLAFRFVPEFGFASGLFVALFLAVSAFCNAGFDNIGAYSLQEYVHDPLVNLVITSLIILGGIGFSVWFDVTHNVQSILKNKFRKGWKQSYRMLKIHTRLAINMTVILIVVGTLVFLIVEWNNPNSIGNFTFGEKLLASFFQTVTMRTAGFATLDYELVEPFSLLFFIGTMFIGGSPGGAAGGIKTTTFALIALLIVSEIKGQKHVNYARHTIPFETIRRAIVIVVTFTCFLLAGVGALMLVEDQPFINLLFEAVSALGTVGVSMNLTPELSHISQVVLMMLMFIGRIGPITILLSLSRKSRKTADQLYAKTTILIG is encoded by the coding sequence ATGTTCTCGAAAAAGCTTAGAAGTATTCCTCCGGCTGTAAAAATAGCCGTTAGTTTTATAAGTGTAATCGTTATAGGATCGCTTTTATTATCATTGCCTATAAGTAATCTTGAAATTTCAGAAACAACGTACTTTGATAATTTATTTACGGCAGTTTCCATGGTTTGTGTAACTGGGCTGTTCACATTACCTGTAGCAACGTCGTATACTGTTTTTGGTCAAATCATCTGTATCATTCTCATGCAAATAGGCGGACTTGGCTTAATGACTATTCTGGCAACGTTGATTATGAGAATGGGAAAAAAAATGCATTATTCAAGCACTATTGCGGTTAGAGAAGCCCTTAACCGTAGTGAATTAGGTGATTTTAAAATGTATTTAGTTTCCATTCTTAAATATACTTTTATTATCGAAGGAACAGGTATGTTTTTATTGGCTTTTAGATTTGTACCGGAATTTGGGTTCGCTAGTGGTCTATTTGTTGCTTTATTTTTAGCCGTTTCTGCATTTTGTAATGCAGGATTCGATAATATAGGTGCTTATAGCCTACAAGAGTATGTTCATGATCCTTTGGTGAATCTGGTGATTACGTCTTTAATTATTCTAGGAGGTATCGGTTTCTCCGTTTGGTTTGATGTGACTCATAATGTTCAATCCATTCTAAAAAATAAATTTAGAAAAGGATGGAAACAATCATATCGCATGTTGAAAATTCATACTCGATTGGCTATCAATATGACCGTAATTTTGATTGTGGTTGGAACACTTGTCTTTCTAATCGTTGAATGGAACAATCCTAATTCAATTGGGAATTTCACTTTTGGAGAAAAATTATTAGCTTCATTTTTCCAAACGGTAACTATGAGAACAGCAGGTTTTGCTACACTTGATTATGAATTAGTAGAACCTTTTTCATTATTATTTTTTATTGGTACGATGTTTATCGGTGGATCTCCCGGTGGAGCAGCGGGGGGAATCAAGACGACAACGTTTGCATTAATAGCGTTATTGATCGTAAGCGAAATAAAGGGACAAAAACATGTCAATTATGCTCGTCACACGATTCCATTTGAAACTATTCGTCGCGCGATTGTTATTGTGGTAACCTTTACTTGCTTCCTATTAGCTGGCGTAGGCGCATTAATGTTAGTGGAAGATCAGCCATTCATAAATTTGCTGTTTGAAGCTGTGTCTGCGTTAGGAACAGTAGGAGTCAGTATGAATTTAACACCAGAATTATCACACATCAGTCAAGTCGTATTAATGATGTTGATGTTTATCGGCAGAATCGGACCCATTACCATATTGTTAAGTTTGAGTCGCAAAAGTAGAAAAACAGCAGATCAA
- a CDS encoding 3'-5' exonuclease: MNFVALDFETANHQRHSACSVALTVVRKSQIVDHYYSLIKPETEFFWRNVQVHGITEKDVQNAPSFPEVWGKIMPYFTEKKLIVAHNLPFDRGVLQGCLDYYDLQQPHFQTLCTVQSSRKLITEIPNHKLNTVCDHLGIRLDNHHNALEDSNACAAILLYLEEHFGTDPLKKLVKHV, encoded by the coding sequence ATGAATTTTGTTGCATTAGATTTTGAAACGGCTAATCATCAACGCCATAGTGCCTGTTCAGTTGCACTGACCGTTGTTCGAAAAAGCCAGATTGTTGATCATTATTACTCACTGATTAAACCAGAAACCGAATTTTTTTGGCGTAATGTACAAGTTCATGGCATTACCGAAAAGGATGTACAAAATGCTCCTTCATTTCCAGAAGTTTGGGGGAAAATCATGCCTTACTTCACAGAAAAAAAATTGATTGTCGCACATAATCTACCTTTTGATCGTGGTGTTTTACAAGGTTGTCTTGATTACTATGACTTGCAACAACCACACTTTCAAACCTTGTGTACTGTTCAAAGTAGTCGAAAATTAATCACAGAAATTCCTAATCATAAATTAAATACCGTCTGTGATCACTTAGGCATCCGTCTAGATAATCATCACAATGCCCTCGAAGATAGTAATGCTTGTGCAGCTATTCTGCTTTATCTTGAAGAGCATTTTGGAACTGATCCTCTAAAAAAACTAGTTAAACATGTCTAA
- a CDS encoding cation-translocating P-type ATPase — protein sequence MENYQKDQETLLKELQTSPEGLQESEVKKRQERDGLNELKQKAKDSVLKLFLATFKDAMVIVLLIVAVIQMALGSVVESLIIFAVLMINSVISVIQTKKAESSLDALSSLSAPESKVIRNGIKITIPAKELVVGDIVILDAGDYVPADGRLLEAGSLQINEGMLTGESVPADKDIAIVEKEVPIGDRSNMVHSGTLVTYGRGLVIITGTGNNTEIGKVADLIDSAVAKQTPLQRKLDDFSKKLGFGILILSILIFAIQAARIFFGGATDVNTELLNAFMFAVAVAVAAIPEALQSIVTIVLSTGTNKMAKKHAIIRKLPAVETLGSTSVICTDKTGTLTQNKMTIVDYFLPNKQTGEFNSAPETWTKDEARLMQIAVLANDSNINEEGQELGDPTEVAMIAFSNKVNKPYHELRNAYPRLAELPFDSDRKLMSTVHEIDGENLMLTKGGPDVVFGRSSKIFIDGEVVPLTDERLKTLSDQNEIFSDRALRVLAFAYKPVSEGQIIEFEDENDLILVGLVAMIDPPREAVYGAVEEAKKAGIKTVMITGDHKTTARAIARDIGISEPDDIALTGQELDALSEEELNAKLEKISVYARVSPENKIRIVRAWQNKGKVSAMTGDGVNDAPALKQADIGIAMGSGTDVAKDAAAMVLTDDNFVSIISAVEVGRNVFDNIKKAIAYLFAGNLGAIIAIIAALIMNWVNPFTALQLLFINLVNDSVPAIALGMEKGEPNVMERDPRDPNEGIFAGDTLRSVLYRGTLIGIAVIISQYIGLGYSNQMSVAMAFTTLILARTLQTFPARSNTQTAIGAGFFSNIYAIYAVLFCSVLYGITVLPGVRSVFNIPASFGWEQWGIAAGLAVVAVILMELAKFIPHKKEA from the coding sequence TTGGAAAATTATCAAAAAGATCAAGAAACATTATTAAAAGAATTACAAACTTCACCTGAAGGATTACAGGAATCCGAAGTCAAAAAGCGCCAAGAACGTGATGGTTTAAATGAATTAAAACAAAAAGCAAAAGATTCCGTGCTTAAGTTATTTTTAGCAACTTTTAAAGATGCTATGGTTATTGTATTGTTAATTGTGGCGGTCATACAAATGGCCCTAGGTTCAGTGGTCGAATCATTGATCATTTTCGCCGTCTTAATGATCAACTCTGTCATCAGTGTTATTCAAACAAAGAAAGCTGAAAGCTCTCTCGATGCTTTGTCCAGTCTTTCAGCCCCCGAATCAAAAGTAATTCGGAACGGGATTAAAATAACGATTCCCGCAAAGGAACTAGTTGTGGGAGACATCGTGATTTTAGATGCTGGAGACTATGTTCCAGCTGATGGACGACTGTTAGAAGCTGGATCGCTTCAAATCAATGAAGGAATGCTCACTGGTGAATCTGTTCCTGCAGATAAAGACATTGCTATTGTTGAAAAAGAAGTACCCATTGGTGACCGTTCAAATATGGTTCATAGTGGAACTTTAGTAACATATGGTCGCGGATTAGTCATTATTACAGGTACTGGTAATAACACTGAAATTGGTAAAGTTGCTGATTTGATTGATAGTGCCGTGGCTAAACAAACTCCATTACAAAGAAAACTAGATGATTTTAGTAAAAAATTAGGTTTTGGTATTCTTATTCTTTCCATTCTTATCTTTGCTATTCAAGCAGCTCGCATTTTCTTTGGTGGTGCAACAGATGTGAATACAGAATTATTAAATGCCTTTATGTTCGCCGTTGCGGTTGCAGTAGCTGCTATTCCTGAAGCTTTACAATCAATCGTTACAATCGTTCTTTCTACAGGAACAAATAAAATGGCTAAAAAACATGCTATTATCCGTAAACTTCCAGCTGTTGAAACTTTAGGTTCGACAAGTGTTATTTGTACAGATAAAACCGGTACATTAACACAAAATAAAATGACGATCGTTGATTACTTTTTGCCAAATAAACAAACTGGCGAATTTAATTCTGCTCCTGAAACTTGGACAAAAGACGAAGCTCGTTTAATGCAGATCGCTGTTTTAGCAAATGACTCAAATATTAATGAAGAAGGACAAGAACTTGGTGACCCTACTGAGGTTGCTATGATTGCTTTCAGTAACAAAGTAAACAAACCTTACCACGAATTGCGTAATGCTTACCCTAGATTAGCTGAGTTGCCATTTGACTCAGATCGTAAGTTAATGTCTACTGTTCATGAGATTGACGGCGAAAACCTTATGTTAACCAAAGGTGGTCCAGATGTCGTTTTTGGTCGCAGTTCAAAAATATTTATTGATGGAGAAGTTGTTCCTTTAACAGATGAAAGATTAAAAACTTTATCCGATCAAAATGAAATTTTTTCAGATCGTGCTCTACGTGTATTGGCTTTCGCATATAAACCAGTTTCTGAAGGACAAATCATTGAATTTGAAGATGAAAATGATTTGATTTTAGTTGGTTTAGTGGCTATGATCGATCCACCTCGTGAAGCTGTTTATGGCGCTGTAGAAGAAGCTAAAAAAGCCGGAATCAAGACGGTCATGATCACAGGAGACCATAAGACAACTGCACGTGCAATTGCTCGTGATATTGGAATCTCAGAACCAGATGATATAGCTTTGACTGGTCAAGAATTAGATGCTCTAAGTGAAGAAGAATTAAATGCTAAATTAGAAAAAATTTCTGTTTATGCTCGTGTTTCTCCTGAAAATAAAATTAGAATCGTCCGTGCTTGGCAAAATAAAGGCAAGGTTTCTGCTATGACCGGAGACGGCGTTAACGATGCTCCAGCCTTAAAACAAGCAGATATCGGAATTGCAATGGGTAGTGGGACTGACGTTGCTAAAGATGCAGCGGCTATGGTTTTGACTGACGATAACTTTGTTTCAATCATCAGTGCCGTTGAAGTTGGACGTAACGTATTTGATAACATCAAGAAAGCAATTGCTTACCTATTCGCTGGTAACCTTGGGGCTATTATCGCAATCATAGCTGCTTTGATTATGAATTGGGTAAATCCTTTTACAGCTTTACAATTACTATTTATTAACTTAGTAAATGATTCTGTTCCTGCTATTGCATTAGGAATGGAAAAAGGTGAGCCAAACGTGATGGAACGTGACCCTAGAGATCCAAATGAGGGCATCTTTGCAGGTGACACTTTAAGATCTGTTCTTTATCGTGGTACGTTAATTGGTATTGCGGTTATTATTTCACAATATATTGGATTAGGTTATTCAAATCAAATGAGTGTTGCTATGGCCTTTACAACACTTATCTTAGCTCGTACATTACAAACATTCCCAGCACGTTCAAATACGCAAACAGCTATTGGAGCAGGTTTCTTCTCTAATATCTATGCTATTTACGCAGTTCTATTCTGTTCTGTTTTGTATGGTATCACAGTTCTTCCAGGTGTCCGTTCGGTCTTTAATATTCCGGCTTCATTTGGTTGGGAACAATGGGGAATTGCTGCAGGTTTAGCTGTAGTTGCCGTTATCCTAATGGAATTAGCTAAATTTATCCCTCATAAAAAAGAAGCTTAA
- a CDS encoding exodeoxyribonuclease III produces MKFISWNVNGLRAIIKKGFMEIFEDLDADFFCLQETKLQEGQIELELPGYYAYWNYAEKKGYSGTAIFTKHKPLSVTYGIGKPEHDQEGRVLTLSYPNYYIVTCYTPNAQSELERLDYRMQWEDDFLSYLKILDSEKPVILCGDLNVAHENIDLKNWKTNQLSAGFSNEERLKFSILLDNGFIDTFRYFYPDLTGAYTWWNYRFNARKTNAGWRIDYFCVSERLQDQLQDAKILDDIVGSDHCPVELTLKDLV; encoded by the coding sequence ATGAAATTTATCTCATGGAACGTCAACGGTTTGCGAGCTATTATTAAAAAAGGATTCATGGAAATTTTCGAAGATTTAGATGCTGACTTCTTCTGTTTACAAGAAACTAAACTCCAAGAAGGTCAAATTGAACTGGAATTACCAGGATACTATGCTTACTGGAATTATGCAGAAAAAAAAGGCTATTCAGGAACAGCTATTTTCACAAAACACAAACCTTTATCTGTAACTTACGGTATCGGCAAACCAGAACACGATCAAGAAGGACGTGTCCTCACTTTAAGCTATCCTAATTACTATATTGTCACCTGTTACACACCTAATGCTCAAAGCGAATTGGAGCGTCTGGATTACAGAATGCAATGGGAAGATGACTTTCTATCTTATTTAAAAATATTAGATTCCGAAAAACCTGTCATTCTTTGCGGTGATTTAAATGTAGCTCATGAAAATATCGATTTAAAAAATTGGAAAACAAATCAGCTAAGTGCTGGTTTTAGCAATGAAGAGCGCCTAAAATTTTCCATCTTATTAGACAATGGATTTATTGACACTTTCCGGTACTTTTACCCTGATTTAACAGGTGCTTATACTTGGTGGAACTATCGCTTTAACGCTCGTAAAACGAATGCTGGCTGGCGAATTGATTACTTTTGTGTTTCTGAGCGTCTGCAAGATCAATTACAAGATGCTAAAATCCTTGATGACATAGTTGGATCAGATCATTGTCCAGTAGAACTGACTCTAAAAGATTTAGTTTAA
- a CDS encoding Gfo/Idh/MocA family protein: protein MKIGIIGLGNISQKAYLPVMMAMDEEIDWHLFTRNQEKLTTIGKKYRIKNLYASIEELLISGIEAVFIHTATHTHEALIRQCIEKGIHVYVDKPISENIDEVKSLMGLAQERNVLLITGFNRRFAPMIQKLKNVSDKNMILVQKTKPNSLGSVKYAIYDLFIHVVDTALFLLDEPIIKTSFNIKEENGDLKTCVLHLTTEHTDCIATMNYVSGANTESIEVQSLTGTHRVRNLTDYEVETVEQKQVFSFGDWEQTLEKRGFAPLIRSTIAGFQSKENPVSMESSLESHRICQLMVDEYEKSSNNK, encoded by the coding sequence ATGAAAATAGGAATCATTGGGTTAGGAAATATTTCTCAAAAAGCTTATCTTCCAGTAATGATGGCCATGGATGAGGAAATAGACTGGCATTTATTCACACGAAATCAAGAAAAATTGACGACTATTGGTAAAAAATACCGCATAAAAAATCTATATGCTTCTATAGAAGAATTACTCATCAGTGGTATCGAAGCTGTTTTTATACATACTGCTACTCACACTCATGAAGCTCTCATCAGACAATGCATTGAAAAAGGGATCCATGTCTATGTAGATAAACCAATCAGCGAAAATATTGATGAAGTAAAATCACTAATGGGCTTAGCGCAAGAAAGAAACGTTTTACTAATCACCGGTTTTAATCGTCGTTTTGCTCCAATGATTCAAAAACTGAAGAACGTTTCCGATAAAAATATGATCTTGGTTCAAAAAACGAAACCGAATAGTTTAGGCAGCGTAAAGTATGCCATTTATGATTTATTTATTCATGTTGTTGATACAGCGCTATTTTTATTAGATGAACCGATTATCAAAACTTCTTTTAATATAAAAGAAGAAAATGGCGATTTGAAAACGTGCGTATTACACCTGACGACAGAACATACGGATTGTATCGCCACAATGAATTACGTTTCTGGGGCAAATACTGAATCTATTGAAGTTCAGTCTTTGACAGGGACTCATCGTGTAAGAAACCTAACCGATTATGAAGTTGAAACCGTTGAACAAAAACAAGTCTTTTCATTTGGGGACTGGGAACAAACACTTGAAAAAAGAGGTTTTGCGCCTTTGATTCGTTCAACAATAGCTGGATTCCAAAGTAAAGAAAATCCTGTCAGTATGGAATCTTCTTTAGAAAGCCATCGCATATGCCAACTGATGGTGGACGAGTATGAAAAAAGCAGTAATAATAAATAA
- the pta gene encoding phosphate acetyltransferase, translating to MMGKDIKKTKFVEVVNVENIEIIDPANYDKLDEMVASFVERRKGKVTEEKAIELLKDENYFGTMLTYMGLVDGLVSGSVHSTGETVRPALQIIKTKPGISRTSGAFIMMRGRGKERYLFSDCAINVNPNAQELAEIAVESAKTAEMFGIEPKVAMLSFSTRGSAVAEEATKVAEATKIAQELAPQYEIDGEMQFDAAFVASVAEQKAPGSKVAGQASVFVFPELQSGNIGYKIAQRFGNFEAIGPILQGLNKPISDLSRGCNEEDVYKLAIITANQTLMD from the coding sequence ATGATGGGAAAGGATATAAAAAAAACAAAATTTGTGGAGGTAGTTAACGTGGAAAATATTGAAATTATTGATCCAGCTAACTATGATAAATTAGATGAAATGGTTGCTTCTTTTGTAGAACGTCGCAAAGGAAAAGTAACAGAAGAAAAAGCCATTGAATTATTAAAAGATGAAAATTATTTTGGTACAATGTTAACTTATATGGGATTAGTTGATGGTTTGGTAAGTGGATCGGTCCACTCAACAGGAGAAACAGTTCGTCCTGCATTGCAAATCATTAAAACAAAACCGGGCATTAGCCGTACAAGTGGTGCATTTATCATGATGCGTGGCCGTGGAAAAGAAAGATACTTATTCTCAGATTGTGCAATCAATGTAAATCCAAATGCTCAAGAATTAGCTGAAATTGCTGTAGAAAGTGCTAAAACAGCAGAAATGTTTGGCATTGAACCAAAAGTTGCTATGTTAAGCTTTTCAACTAGAGGATCTGCGGTTGCTGAAGAAGCTACTAAAGTTGCAGAAGCAACTAAAATTGCACAAGAATTAGCTCCTCAATACGAAATTGATGGCGAAATGCAATTTGATGCTGCATTTGTAGCTTCTGTTGCTGAACAAAAAGCACCAGGTTCAAAAGTTGCTGGACAAGCAAGTGTATTTGTTTTCCCTGAATTGCAATCAGGAAATATTGGCTACAAAATTGCTCAACGTTTTGGTAACTTTGAAGCTATTGGACCAATTTTGCAAGGATTAAACAAACCGATTTCTGATTTATCACGTGGATGTAATGAAGAAGATGTCTACAAATTAGCAATCATTACAGCTAATCAAACATTAATGGACTAA
- a CDS encoding GNAT family N-acetyltransferase, translating to MIGTIQIREAIPSDAENLLNHLQKIAVETGFMTMGAEGPGKTVEAKQKELESILESDVTVLLVALDEKEIIGIAEIHGNESPKLKHIGDISISIAKDYWGIRLGTTMMERLIEWANGPTSQLKRLELTVQARNERARHLYEKMGFKLEAIMPRGVKDEGDYLDVCLMSMMIGEI from the coding sequence ATGATAGGTACGATACAAATACGAGAAGCCATTCCTAGTGATGCGGAAAATCTATTGAATCATTTACAAAAAATCGCTGTTGAAACAGGTTTTATGACGATGGGGGCTGAGGGACCAGGCAAAACTGTTGAAGCCAAACAAAAAGAACTCGAGTCTATTCTTGAGTCTGATGTGACCGTTTTGTTAGTTGCTCTGGATGAAAAGGAAATTATTGGAATTGCTGAAATTCATGGGAATGAAAGTCCAAAACTGAAACATATAGGGGATATCAGTATTTCTATCGCAAAAGACTATTGGGGAATAAGATTAGGCACAACGATGATGGAACGATTGATTGAATGGGCAAATGGTCCAACAAGTCAGTTGAAAAGATTAGAATTAACCGTTCAAGCTCGTAATGAGCGCGCGCGACACCTTTATGAAAAAATGGGTTTCAAACTTGAAGCAATCATGCCTAGAGGAGTCAAAGACGAAGGTGATTACCTAGATGTTTGTTTGATGAGTATGATGATTGGTGAAATTTAA